A genome region from Anolis carolinensis isolate JA03-04 chromosome 6, rAnoCar3.1.pri, whole genome shotgun sequence includes the following:
- the nkiras2 gene encoding NF-kappa-B inhibitor-interacting Ras-like protein 2 isoform X1 — protein sequence MRAEKAQFLVSSSCIHPFSPSDKKMGKSCKVVVCGQASVGKTSILEQLLYGNHVVGSEMIETQEDIYVGSIETDRGVREQVRFYDTRGLRDGMELPKHCFSCTDGYVLVYSIDSKESFKRVEVLKKEIDKSKDKKEVTIVVLGNKCDLQDQRRVDHDAVQHWAKAEKVKLWEISVADRRTLIEPFVYLASKMTQPQSKSAFPLSRKNKSSGSVDG from the exons CTTCCTGTATTcatcctttttctccttctgacAAGAAGATGGGGAAGAGTTGCAAAGTGGTCGTCTGTGGGCAAGCATCAGTTGGGAAGACCTCCATCCTGGAGCAGCTTCTCTATGGGAATCATGTGGTTG GTTCTGAGATGATTGAAACCCAGGAGGACATCTATGTGGGCTCCATAGAGACAGATAGAGGGGTGCGGGAACAGGTGCGTTTCTATGATACTCGAGGCTTGAGGGATGGGATGGAGCTGCCCAAGCACTGCTTCTCCTGCACAGACGGCTATGTCTTGGTCTACAGCATTGACAGCAAAGAGTCCTTCAAGAGGGTGGAAGTACTCAAGAAGGAGATAGACAAGAGCAAGGATAAAAAGGAG GTCACCATTGTAGTCTTAGGCAACAAGTGTGACCTCCAAGACCAGCGGCGTGTAGACCATGATGCTGTGCAGCACTGGGCTAAGGCAGAGAAGGTAAAACTATGGGAAATCTCAGTTGCTGATCGCCGGACCCTCATTGAGCCCTTTGTCTACCTGGCCAGCAAGATGACACAACCACAGAGCAAGTCTGCCTTCCCACTCAGCCGCAAGAACAAAAGCAGTGGATCTGTGGATGGGTGA
- the nkiras2 gene encoding NF-kappa-B inhibitor-interacting Ras-like protein 2 isoform X2, translated as MGKSCKVVVCGQASVGKTSILEQLLYGNHVVGSEMIETQEDIYVGSIETDRGVREQVRFYDTRGLRDGMELPKHCFSCTDGYVLVYSIDSKESFKRVEVLKKEIDKSKDKKEVTIVVLGNKCDLQDQRRVDHDAVQHWAKAEKVKLWEISVADRRTLIEPFVYLASKMTQPQSKSAFPLSRKNKSSGSVDG; from the exons ATGGGGAAGAGTTGCAAAGTGGTCGTCTGTGGGCAAGCATCAGTTGGGAAGACCTCCATCCTGGAGCAGCTTCTCTATGGGAATCATGTGGTTG GTTCTGAGATGATTGAAACCCAGGAGGACATCTATGTGGGCTCCATAGAGACAGATAGAGGGGTGCGGGAACAGGTGCGTTTCTATGATACTCGAGGCTTGAGGGATGGGATGGAGCTGCCCAAGCACTGCTTCTCCTGCACAGACGGCTATGTCTTGGTCTACAGCATTGACAGCAAAGAGTCCTTCAAGAGGGTGGAAGTACTCAAGAAGGAGATAGACAAGAGCAAGGATAAAAAGGAG GTCACCATTGTAGTCTTAGGCAACAAGTGTGACCTCCAAGACCAGCGGCGTGTAGACCATGATGCTGTGCAGCACTGGGCTAAGGCAGAGAAGGTAAAACTATGGGAAATCTCAGTTGCTGATCGCCGGACCCTCATTGAGCCCTTTGTCTACCTGGCCAGCAAGATGACACAACCACAGAGCAAGTCTGCCTTCCCACTCAGCCGCAAGAACAAAAGCAGTGGATCTGTGGATGGGTGA
- the nkiras2 gene encoding NF-kappa-B inhibitor-interacting Ras-like protein 2 isoform X3 — protein sequence MRAEKAQFLVSSSCIHPFSPSDKKMGKSCKVVVCGQASVGKTSILEQLLYGNHVVGSEMIETQEDIYVGSIETDRGVREQVRFYDTRGLRDGMELPKHCFSCTDGYVLVYSIDSKESFKRVEVLKKEIDKSKDKKEQQQEYLSGQLNKKIQIEWPLTRVCFQGQTKNGQLGSP from the exons CTTCCTGTATTcatcctttttctccttctgacAAGAAGATGGGGAAGAGTTGCAAAGTGGTCGTCTGTGGGCAAGCATCAGTTGGGAAGACCTCCATCCTGGAGCAGCTTCTCTATGGGAATCATGTGGTTG GTTCTGAGATGATTGAAACCCAGGAGGACATCTATGTGGGCTCCATAGAGACAGATAGAGGGGTGCGGGAACAGGTGCGTTTCTATGATACTCGAGGCTTGAGGGATGGGATGGAGCTGCCCAAGCACTGCTTCTCCTGCACAGACGGCTATGTCTTGGTCTACAGCATTGACAGCAAAGAGTCCTTCAAGAGGGTGGAAGTACTCAAGAAGGAGATAGACAAGAGCAAGGATAAAAAGGAG caacagcaagagtatctctctgggcagctaaacaagAAAATCCAAATTGAATGGCCTCTCACGAGGGTctgcttccaggggcaaaccaagaatgggcaacttggaagtccctga
- the nkiras2 gene encoding NF-kappa-B inhibitor-interacting Ras-like protein 2 isoform X4, with protein sequence MGKSCKVVVCGQASVGKTSILEQLLYGNHVVGSEMIETQEDIYVGSIETDRGVREQVRFYDTRGLRDGMELPKHCFSCTDGYVLVYSIDSKESFKRVEVLKKEIDKSKDKKEQQQEYLSGQLNKKIQIEWPLTRVCFQGQTKNGQLGSP encoded by the exons ATGGGGAAGAGTTGCAAAGTGGTCGTCTGTGGGCAAGCATCAGTTGGGAAGACCTCCATCCTGGAGCAGCTTCTCTATGGGAATCATGTGGTTG GTTCTGAGATGATTGAAACCCAGGAGGACATCTATGTGGGCTCCATAGAGACAGATAGAGGGGTGCGGGAACAGGTGCGTTTCTATGATACTCGAGGCTTGAGGGATGGGATGGAGCTGCCCAAGCACTGCTTCTCCTGCACAGACGGCTATGTCTTGGTCTACAGCATTGACAGCAAAGAGTCCTTCAAGAGGGTGGAAGTACTCAAGAAGGAGATAGACAAGAGCAAGGATAAAAAGGAG caacagcaagagtatctctctgggcagctaaacaagAAAATCCAAATTGAATGGCCTCTCACGAGGGTctgcttccaggggcaaaccaagaatgggcaacttggaagtccctga